Within the Mycobacterium gordonae genome, the region AGGTCGGCCGCGGTGGATTTGGTACGGTATACCGTTGCCTTCAAACAACTTTGGAACGTGTAGTAGCCGTTAAGGTGCTGACGGTTGAGCACCCTGAGGATCAAGCGCGGTTCGTAAGAGAACAGCAGGCGATGGCCAGCTTGACGTCCCATCCCAACATCGTGGCAGTCCTACAGGTGGGCCGTACTGCCTCCGGCTATCCCTTCCTGGTGATGCCGTTTTGCGCATCGGGGTCATGGCTGGACCGCATCGCTAGTGCAGGACCACTGGATATCTCCGAAGTGACCCGGGTAGGAGTCAAGATCGCCGGGGCGCTCCAATGTGCACACCAGGTAGGTATTGTTCACCGCGATATCAAACCGGCCAACGTGCTCTCGTCAGCGTACGGTGAACCGGCGCTCTCCGATTTTGGGATTGCCCGCATCATCGGTGGGTTCATAACCGTCCCCGGAGTTTTTCACGGGTCACCAGCGTACTGCGCTCCGGAGATACTCCGTGGCGAACCGCCGAGCGCGGCCGCCGACGTGTACGGGCTGGGCGCGAGTCTGTTTACCGGATTGACCGGTCGCCCGCCATTCCAGCGGCAACAGGGGGAGAATCTTGTTGACCAGTTCGCGCGGATCTCTGAACTGCCACTGCCCGACCTCCGTGACACAGGGATCCCCGCCGACCTTGCCGCGCTTATCGCCGAGGCAATGGCCCGCAACCCCGGTTGCCGGCCTTCGGCACTAGAACTAGGCCGGCAGCTTCAGCAAATTCAAGCTTGTCATGAGCTGGCTGTCGACGCGATGGTCGTGCAGGATGCCACCGCCGTTGGCGGATCACCTTCGCCCCGGCCTCGTTCACCTGGTTCGGCGTACGCGAGGGCACCGCAACTGGTGGGGCGCGACGACGAGCTCAAGCGGCTGCGCATGTTACTGACGCCCGCCCGCTTGGTGACAATCACAGGCGCCGGCGGGATCGGCAAGACCGCCCTCGCGCTTCATGTCACGCAACAACTGCGTGCCGAGTATCCCGGTGGCATTTGGATGGTCGAGTTGACCAACGCGCGCGACATGCGTGAGCTGGCTGGGCTCGTAGCTGCAACTCTGGGCTTGAGCACGGTACCGAGTCCACCGTCCACCGAAAAGTTCATCGAGCGTCTGAACCAAGGACGAACGCTGCTGGTGTTGGATGACTGTGCACACCTCATTGATGACGTGGTAGGGCTGATCAATGCATTGTTGCCGCGTTGCCCACAGCTCAAAATCATGACCACGAGCCGTGAAATTCTTGCAGTCAACGAGGAAGCTTTGCTCGTTGTACCTCCCCTTGCTCTGCCCTATCCAGTCGAGCCCGTCAGCCCGCACGATTTGGGGACCTATGACGCGGTCGCGCTATTCGTTAGGTCCGCGCAGACCGCGGCACCGGCATTTGAACTCACCCCGGAT harbors:
- a CDS encoding protein kinase domain-containing protein translates to MTNLDWAVTEAERAAAIRANLRGIAGELAALGFIDAAEVGRGGFGTVYRCLQTTLERVVAVKVLTVEHPEDQARFVREQQAMASLTSHPNIVAVLQVGRTASGYPFLVMPFCASGSWLDRIASAGPLDISEVTRVGVKIAGALQCAHQVGIVHRDIKPANVLSSAYGEPALSDFGIARIIGGFITVPGVFHGSPAYCAPEILRGEPPSAAADVYGLGASLFTGLTGRPPFQRQQGENLVDQFARISELPLPDLRDTGIPADLAALIAEAMARNPGCRPSALELGRQLQQIQACHELAVDAMVVQDATAVGGSPSPRPRSPGSAYARAPQLVGRDDELKRLRMLLTPARLVTITGAGGIGKTALALHVTQQLRAEYPGGIWMVELTNARDMRELAGLVAATLGLSTVPSPPSTEKFIERLNQGRTLLVLDDCAHLIDDVVGLINALLPRCPQLKIMTTSREILAVNEEALLVVPPLALPYPVEPVSPHDLGTYDAVALFVRSAQTAAPAFELTPDNAAMVGRICARLDGLPLAIELAGAQLATLSVEQLFNALRDNHEIFFDVFQDGDYRQSLAKCIGRSYDLCSESERQLWARLSVFAHSFDLLSAQHVSGDDLSASEFLDLVCALVDKSILIRTENEGSVRFRLLEVLRDYGRSRISAMERSRQSIRHANWCLQLLLDAEAHWSGTQREQALNCELPNIRSALAFCRNSVPAMAQEMTVLLRKFGLDHD